The following are from one region of the Halomonas qaidamensis genome:
- the hppD gene encoding 4-hydroxyphenylpyruvate dioxygenase, which translates to MGPFPHDAPKVTISDANPAGTDGFEFVEFAHPEPEKLDSLFRQMGFIPVAKHRSKSITVYRQGDINYLLNSEPNSHASAFIEAHGPCAPAMAWRVVDAQHALKRAVDLGAEEFTGNKSIDAPAVVGIGGSLLYFIDTYGEKGSCYSNEFEWLDEEDPKPKGFGFYYLDHLTHNVIRGNMDTWYKFYHDTFNFREIRYFDITGKVTGLTSRALTSPDGKIRIPINESADDHSQIEEYLREYNGEGIQHIAIATDDIYTGTDLIADAGLEFMPGPPSIYYEKSLERVKDHQEPLDKLRNRGILIDGEGVVGGGETRILLQIFSKTVIGPIFFEFIQRKGDDGFGEGNFKALFESIEEDQINRGVLQGATE; encoded by the coding sequence ATGGGTCCTTTTCCTCATGACGCCCCTAAAGTAACCATTAGCGATGCAAACCCAGCAGGTACGGATGGCTTCGAATTTGTTGAGTTTGCCCATCCCGAGCCGGAAAAATTAGACAGCCTATTTCGGCAAATGGGCTTCATCCCCGTTGCAAAACACCGTAGCAAGTCAATTACCGTTTATCGTCAGGGTGATATCAACTACCTGCTTAACAGCGAGCCTAACTCTCATGCGTCAGCGTTTATTGAAGCGCACGGCCCCTGTGCACCAGCAATGGCTTGGCGTGTTGTTGATGCTCAGCATGCCCTAAAACGTGCTGTTGATTTAGGGGCTGAAGAGTTCACCGGTAATAAATCCATTGATGCACCGGCAGTTGTTGGTATTGGCGGATCGCTGCTTTACTTTATTGATACGTATGGTGAAAAAGGCAGCTGTTACTCAAACGAGTTTGAGTGGTTAGATGAGGAAGATCCTAAGCCTAAAGGCTTTGGTTTTTACTATCTTGATCACCTCACTCATAACGTTATTCGCGGCAATATGGATACGTGGTATAAGTTTTATCACGACACCTTTAACTTCCGTGAAATTCGCTACTTCGATATCACTGGTAAAGTCACCGGCCTTACCAGCCGCGCATTAACCTCCCCCGATGGCAAAATTCGTATTCCGATTAATGAAAGTGCCGACGATCACAGCCAAATTGAAGAGTACTTACGCGAGTACAACGGCGAAGGCATTCAGCATATTGCCATTGCAACCGATGATATCTATACCGGCACTGACTTAATCGCTGACGCGGGGCTTGAATTTATGCCTGGCCCGCCGAGCATTTATTACGAAAAATCGCTTGAGCGCGTCAAAGACCACCAAGAGCCTCTCGATAAACTGCGTAACCGCGGCATTTTGATTGATGGCGAAGGTGTCGTGGGCGGTGGCGAAACCAGAATTTTGCTACAGATTTTCTCAAAAACGGTGATTGGCCCGATCTTCTTCGAGTTTATCCAACGTAAGGGCGACGATGGTTTTGGAGAAGGCAATTTTAAAGCACTTTTCGAATCCATCGAAGAGGATCAAATCAACCGAGGCGTGTTGCAAGGCGCTACTGAATAG
- a CDS encoding Rieske (2Fe-2S) protein → MHDAWRNYANAPQAGATVCSSHLIEEGTSRCLEIISKDEPFPVIVTRIEGEIYCYVNACPHQYLPLNYRSNSIISSDKSRLLCSAHGAAFDSKTGNCLTGAFDNLDAIPVFEDQQGNVCIGPLPT, encoded by the coding sequence GTGCACGACGCTTGGCGTAACTATGCGAATGCCCCCCAAGCGGGGGCTACTGTTTGCTCTTCTCACCTTATAGAAGAGGGCACTTCACGCTGCTTAGAAATAATAAGTAAAGATGAACCTTTCCCTGTCATTGTAACGCGCATAGAGGGTGAGATTTATTGCTACGTTAATGCCTGTCCCCACCAGTATTTACCGTTAAATTATCGCTCAAACAGCATCATTTCATCAGATAAAAGCCGTTTGCTATGCAGCGCCCATGGCGCAGCATTTGATAGTAAAACAGGCAACTGCTTAACAGGCGCATTCGATAACCTTGACGCAATACCCGTCTTTGAAGACCAACAAGGGAATGTATGTATCGGGCCTTTGCCTACATGA
- a CDS encoding toxic anion resistance protein, giving the protein MTQPSDDTGRLSLPPVEEIADAVTSNDSGVDPELEAMAERFVTEILAEGDEASVVSQRRAVDEMGLELQQQAAHRSAMLQTPLRQLAHQGDEGGPVAKALTDLRGRMEGLDPARHRLAPSALDRVMAIIPGLDSRLQRYFRKFENAQQALDAIIDELESGRDMLHRDNLTLNDDQQALRDILNQLNRQVTLGRLIDRRLKDDIDTRAVDDPRRHFLEEELLFPLRQRIVDLQQQLAVSQQGVLALEVIIRNNRELMRGVDRAINVTVSALTVAVTVAMGMANQRLVLDRIEALNTTTSQMIGGTAKALRQQGVDIQKRASSAMLDMQMLEDAFGEVMGAIDDLSTYRQEALPRLDEQIDRLAALSKQGSASIERLREGSESHLMDDHQRG; this is encoded by the coding sequence ATGACTCAGCCATCCGATGACACAGGTCGTCTTTCTTTACCGCCAGTTGAGGAGATTGCTGACGCGGTCACCTCCAATGATTCTGGTGTCGATCCTGAACTTGAGGCCATGGCTGAGCGCTTTGTCACGGAAATTCTTGCCGAGGGTGACGAAGCGTCGGTTGTTAGCCAGCGCCGTGCCGTCGATGAGATGGGGCTTGAGCTGCAGCAGCAAGCGGCTCATCGCAGCGCCATGCTACAGACACCATTACGACAGCTGGCGCATCAAGGCGACGAAGGCGGGCCAGTCGCCAAGGCACTGACCGATCTTCGTGGGCGTATGGAAGGGCTTGACCCTGCCCGCCACCGCTTGGCACCCAGTGCCCTTGATCGCGTGATGGCGATTATTCCTGGCCTCGACAGCCGCCTGCAACGCTACTTCCGCAAATTTGAGAACGCTCAGCAGGCGCTTGATGCGATCATTGACGAGTTAGAGAGTGGTCGCGACATGCTGCATCGCGACAACCTCACCTTAAATGATGACCAGCAAGCCCTTAGGGATATTCTGAACCAATTGAACCGCCAAGTGACGCTGGGTCGTCTGATTGACCGTCGCTTGAAGGATGACATCGACACACGTGCTGTTGATGATCCACGGCGTCATTTCCTTGAAGAAGAACTGCTCTTTCCTCTCCGTCAGCGCATCGTCGACCTTCAGCAGCAGCTGGCCGTTAGCCAGCAAGGCGTGCTGGCGCTAGAAGTCATCATTCGCAACAACCGAGAGCTGATGCGTGGTGTGGATAGAGCCATTAACGTCACCGTCTCGGCGCTCACCGTTGCGGTCACTGTGGCTATGGGCATGGCCAACCAGCGCCTAGTGTTGGACCGCATTGAAGCCCTTAATACCACGACCTCACAGATGATTGGCGGTACCGCCAAGGCACTGCGTCAGCAGGGCGTGGATATTCAGAAACGGGCTTCTTCAGCGATGCTCGATATGCAAATGCTGGAAGACGCTTTCGGTGAGGTGATGGGTGCCATTGATGATCTCTCAACCTATCGCCAGGAAGCGCTGCCTCGGTTGGATGAGCAAATTGACCGCCTGGCGGCTTTATCTAAGCAGGGCAGTGCCTCTATCGAGCGCCTTCGTGAAGGCAGCGAGTCGCACCTAATGGATGACCACCAGCGTGGCTAG
- a CDS encoding cobyrinic acid a,c-diamide synthase, with protein sequence MTCLPWLLVGLFNPGLAVPVAAPGRLHVILRYCLTVPFISMLLWLTSLWGGFSPSLLGWLAGIVAIPVALPIERTLRGWLARRRARRQQAEINAKAQQRRAQQARNAHEAGVLVLDPAAPPEGADDLVMAMCQAKQRLLDVHRSDLAILADRLYSRYYHVMEVLSGRFQRGELAFERSQSLVAQVCLGSVDTLTTMASQARSVASVDGNYVRDRLTRESHRLSTEERAALMRRLDLLSETEKRLQELSAQVESALTVLDDTAVSMARIETARPQAAVTTEKALEDLRHFVEGAGRYARKE encoded by the coding sequence ATGACCTGCCTGCCCTGGTTGCTGGTAGGGCTCTTCAACCCTGGCCTAGCAGTTCCGGTGGCGGCACCAGGTCGGCTGCATGTCATTTTGCGCTATTGCCTGACAGTGCCTTTCATCAGCATGTTGCTGTGGCTGACCTCACTGTGGGGCGGTTTCAGTCCAAGCTTGCTGGGGTGGTTGGCGGGGATTGTCGCCATCCCGGTAGCACTGCCCATTGAGCGAACCTTGAGAGGCTGGCTAGCTCGCCGTCGCGCGCGCCGTCAGCAGGCCGAGATTAACGCCAAAGCGCAACAGCGCCGTGCTCAACAAGCGCGCAATGCTCATGAAGCTGGCGTGTTGGTGCTCGACCCGGCAGCGCCGCCCGAGGGAGCCGATGATTTGGTAATGGCAATGTGCCAAGCCAAACAGCGCTTGCTTGATGTTCATCGTTCTGATCTGGCGATCCTGGCTGACCGCCTCTATAGCCGTTACTACCATGTCATGGAGGTGCTCAGTGGCCGATTCCAACGTGGTGAGCTGGCCTTTGAGCGCTCGCAAAGCTTAGTCGCGCAAGTGTGCCTCGGTTCGGTGGATACGCTTACTACCATGGCTTCCCAAGCGCGCAGCGTGGCAAGTGTGGACGGTAATTATGTGCGTGACCGCCTGACCCGGGAAAGCCATCGATTGAGTACAGAAGAGCGGGCCGCCCTGATGCGGCGTCTGGATCTGCTTAGCGAGACTGAAAAGCGGCTTCAGGAGCTCTCTGCTCAGGTGGAGTCGGCATTGACCGTACTCGACGACACGGCCGTCTCTATGGCGCGTATCGAAACTGCACGCCCCCAGGCAGCTGTCACTACCGAGAAAGCATTAGAGGACTTGCGCCATTTCGTCGAAGGTGCGGGTCGCTATGCGCGCAAGGAGTAA
- a CDS encoding BCCT family transporter, translating into MDAFARKLGLKTDPVIFFTSAGIMIIFLTALLIAPDAIGEAFGAGRQWIVTNLGWFFILGVTSWVAFLLWVALSRYGVIRLGGNDAKPAYTNISWFTMLFAGGIGTVLMFWGVAEPISHFATPPRPDVEPFSVDAADDAMSFSIYHLGLHTWSIFAMPGLAFAYFIYRYNLPMRFSSVFYPLIGERIYGPVGKVLDIFAILGTLFGVAVSIGLGTQQINAGLTELFGVPDAVTTKVIIIAVLTTVAVGSIVAGLDAGVKRLSNINIGMAVGLLMFVLFTGSTVFLLRAVVETFGLYITNLLPMAFWNDTLARYTSNDGSGWGWQGSWTVFYWAWTVTWSPFIGIFVARISRGRTIREFVLGVLFAPSIFTLIWFAIFGWSAMEIDGIGAEARAALGAQAGTLSAAVGESIPLAMFAFFENFPAATLIQGLAVVIVAIFFATSSDSASLVVDMLCTGSSDPGPWHQRVFWGVSEGMLAAMLIVLAGDAGLTALQEVITVVGLPMFILVFAMMFSLFRSLGHEDLSEVRVGAPPSPKELRPDD; encoded by the coding sequence ATGGATGCATTTGCGAGGAAGCTGGGCCTCAAGACAGATCCCGTCATTTTTTTCACCTCTGCAGGGATCATGATCATTTTCCTGACGGCGCTTTTGATTGCGCCAGACGCGATAGGTGAAGCTTTCGGCGCAGGGCGGCAGTGGATAGTTACTAACCTTGGCTGGTTCTTTATTTTAGGGGTAACGAGTTGGGTAGCATTCTTGCTGTGGGTAGCGCTCAGCCGTTATGGGGTAATCCGCCTGGGTGGCAATGATGCGAAGCCGGCCTATACCAATATTTCCTGGTTTACCATGCTATTTGCTGGCGGTATTGGCACAGTATTGATGTTCTGGGGGGTAGCAGAGCCTATCTCCCACTTTGCAACGCCCCCTCGGCCGGATGTTGAGCCCTTCTCGGTGGACGCCGCCGACGATGCCATGAGCTTTTCTATCTACCATTTAGGGCTGCATACCTGGTCGATTTTCGCCATGCCGGGGCTGGCGTTTGCGTACTTCATTTACCGCTACAACCTGCCGATGCGCTTCAGCTCAGTGTTCTACCCGCTGATAGGCGAGCGCATTTACGGCCCTGTTGGCAAAGTCCTCGATATTTTTGCCATTCTAGGCACCCTGTTTGGTGTGGCGGTTTCTATCGGTCTTGGTACCCAGCAAATCAATGCAGGGCTGACAGAACTGTTTGGCGTGCCAGATGCAGTGACGACGAAAGTCATCATCATCGCCGTTCTGACGACTGTCGCCGTGGGATCGATCGTCGCGGGGCTAGATGCCGGCGTGAAACGGCTTTCCAATATCAATATCGGCATGGCCGTCGGTCTGCTAATGTTTGTGCTGTTTACTGGCTCGACCGTTTTCCTGTTGCGTGCTGTTGTCGAGACCTTTGGCCTCTATATAACGAATCTGCTTCCCATGGCGTTCTGGAACGACACGCTGGCCAGATATACCAGCAATGACGGCAGCGGCTGGGGATGGCAAGGCAGTTGGACAGTGTTTTATTGGGCCTGGACAGTAACGTGGTCGCCTTTTATCGGGATCTTCGTCGCACGCATCTCCCGTGGGCGAACCATCCGCGAGTTTGTCCTTGGGGTGCTGTTCGCACCTTCCATCTTTACACTGATCTGGTTTGCGATCTTTGGCTGGTCAGCAATGGAAATCGATGGGATTGGCGCTGAAGCCCGCGCAGCCCTGGGTGCTCAAGCCGGCACATTGTCAGCTGCCGTCGGCGAAAGCATTCCCCTCGCCATGTTCGCATTTTTCGAGAACTTCCCAGCCGCCACCTTAATCCAGGGCTTGGCAGTGGTGATCGTCGCCATCTTCTTTGCCACCTCATCAGACTCCGCATCTCTGGTCGTCGATATGCTGTGTACCGGCAGTTCCGATCCTGGCCCTTGGCACCAGCGGGTATTTTGGGGCGTCTCTGAAGGCATGCTAGCGGCCATGCTTATTGTACTAGCGGGCGATGCTGGACTGACTGCCTTGCAAGAAGTGATTACCGTGGTTGGCCTACCGATGTTTATTCTAGTGTTCGCCATGATGTTCTCTTTATTCCGTAGTCTCGGCCATGAGGATCTTAGCGAAGTTCGTGTCGGTGCCCCACCCAGCCCAAAGGAGTTACGGCCAGATGACTAG
- a CDS encoding copper chaperone PCu(A)C, with amino-acid sequence MLSVRSTVLALSAIVFTSFVQADSLIVEDPFVREVPPGSPATAAFMTLYNQSDAPVRLIEAQNSITEYTELHDHVVIDEVMQMRQVEAIEIPAQGKVTLAPGGLHLMLIGLSQPVNTGGSVSLNLFFDNGDGIEVVAPIRSVMPMHQ; translated from the coding sequence ATGTTAAGCGTTCGTTCTACTGTACTAGCGTTAAGCGCAATAGTGTTTACTTCGTTTGTACAAGCTGATTCGCTGATCGTTGAAGATCCTTTTGTACGAGAGGTACCGCCCGGTTCACCTGCGACAGCTGCTTTTATGACGCTGTATAACCAAAGTGATGCGCCAGTACGCTTGATAGAGGCCCAAAATAGCATCACAGAATATACAGAGTTACATGATCATGTCGTGATAGATGAAGTCATGCAGATGCGTCAGGTGGAGGCGATTGAAATACCTGCTCAAGGGAAAGTAACGCTTGCCCCCGGAGGATTGCATTTGATGTTAATTGGCTTAAGTCAACCTGTTAATACAGGCGGTTCAGTCAGCTTAAATCTATTTTTTGATAACGGAGATGGTATAGAGGTGGTGGCACCTATCCGTTCAGTTATGCCAATGCATCAATAA
- a CDS encoding PAS domain S-box protein, whose protein sequence is MQKAVNNYPKIKLTYKPCIDSLWLVYFSERLFMFSLLQRLTVAFSSEPTDSSELSHTDTFTSLFDALPVAILQLDRYGNVLKSNPSAQQLWGKEALVRGDCRPIIPGLKTDTSAEQILESVDVTGQSFTVSVTVVPYKEGLLATTQCLPSLPTNHAQQALEKALDAVVTIDAKNHIVFFNDAAQQLWGYQREEVLGHNVKILVPEEHRNQHDEYIGRHRRTRQNRIVGSSRDVVMRRRNGETIWVNISLSEVIVEGETCYTAFAKDITDQRLLKERLNQTLEQALDAVVSIDNQNNVTFFNGAAEKLWGYSRQEVLGKNVKMLVPQSIQPNHDAYVNANRGGGDNKIVGFTREVPVPRKDGEIRWGSVTLSKVKLGTETHYTAFFRDVTADVNLRREMDDKMSKVDEASQKISALVASIDGIASQTNLLSLNAAIEAARAGEAGRGFAVVAQEVRRLAESSSNAARKVSSSVEITRSLLGELKETLKHLAEKK, encoded by the coding sequence ATGCAAAAAGCCGTCAATAATTATCCAAAAATTAAATTGACGTACAAACCTTGTATCGATAGCCTGTGGCTGGTTTATTTTAGCGAGAGACTGTTTATGTTTTCTTTGCTCCAGCGGCTTACTGTTGCATTTTCTTCCGAGCCTACTGATTCTTCAGAACTCTCGCACACAGATACTTTTACGTCTCTCTTCGATGCATTGCCAGTGGCCATCTTACAACTAGATCGTTACGGCAATGTTCTGAAAAGCAACCCTTCTGCACAGCAACTGTGGGGTAAGGAAGCGTTAGTAAGAGGTGATTGTCGGCCCATAATTCCTGGCCTAAAAACTGACACCAGTGCTGAACAAATTTTAGAAAGCGTAGATGTCACAGGACAAAGCTTCACTGTTAGTGTCACCGTAGTGCCTTATAAGGAAGGGCTCCTAGCAACCACCCAATGCCTGCCGTCGTTACCTACCAATCACGCTCAACAGGCGTTAGAAAAAGCGCTAGATGCAGTCGTTACCATTGATGCAAAGAACCACATTGTTTTTTTTAACGATGCCGCGCAACAGCTATGGGGTTACCAACGTGAGGAAGTACTAGGCCACAACGTCAAGATACTGGTACCGGAAGAGCACCGCAACCAGCATGACGAATATATCGGACGTCATCGTCGTACTAGGCAAAACCGCATTGTTGGTAGCAGTCGTGATGTGGTGATGCGTCGCCGCAACGGCGAAACTATCTGGGTCAATATTTCTCTTTCTGAAGTCATCGTAGAGGGTGAAACTTGTTATACCGCTTTTGCTAAAGATATTACTGACCAGCGCCTTCTTAAAGAGCGCCTCAACCAAACATTGGAGCAGGCTTTAGACGCTGTTGTTAGTATCGATAACCAAAATAACGTCACCTTTTTCAATGGCGCAGCTGAAAAACTGTGGGGATATAGCCGCCAGGAAGTACTGGGGAAAAACGTTAAAATGTTAGTACCACAGTCAATTCAGCCGAATCATGACGCTTATGTAAATGCTAATCGTGGGGGTGGAGATAATAAGATCGTGGGCTTCACCCGAGAAGTTCCAGTTCCCCGTAAAGACGGCGAAATTCGTTGGGGAAGCGTTACGTTATCTAAAGTAAAGCTTGGCACAGAAACTCACTATACAGCTTTCTTTCGCGATGTGACTGCCGATGTCAATCTGCGCCGCGAGATGGATGACAAAATGAGCAAAGTAGATGAAGCGAGCCAAAAAATCAGCGCTTTGGTCGCGTCAATTGATGGCATTGCTAGCCAGACAAACTTACTGTCACTCAATGCCGCTATCGAGGCCGCTAGGGCAGGAGAAGCCGGCCGAGGGTTTGCAGTTGTTGCACAAGAAGTGCGCCGGTTGGCAGAGAGCTCATCTAATGCTGCCCGTAAGGTCAGCAGTAGCGTTGAAATAACGCGTAGTTTGCTTGGCGAATTAAAGGAAACGCTGAAGCATCTAGCTGAAAAAAAATAG
- a CDS encoding cytochrome ubiquinol oxidase subunit I: MELDPLILSRLQFAFVVSFHAIFPVFTIGLASYIAVLHGLFYKTANQAWDRLAQFWTKVFAVVFGMGVVSGIVMSFQFGTNWSNFSYATSNFLGPILSYEVVTAFFLEAAFLGVLLFGRNKVPQGVHLFAAIMVAIGTFISSFWILSANSWMQTPAGYELIDGRFHITSWLEAIFNPSFWYRFAHMGMASFLTGGFVVAGVSAWYLLRNRDVEANKKALSMCLWLLLFLTPAQALIGDFHGLNTLEHQPTKVAAMEGNWETRSNVPLLLFALPDQENQTNRFELGIPNMASIILKHSADGVIPGLSEVAPEEQPPVALVFWSFRVMVGIGFLMIGVALLGLILRRKGRIFESPLFLKTLVAMIITPFVAVLAGWIVTEAGRAPWLVYGVMTHAQGLTPSLTGAMALFTLIGYVAVYSVVFVVGVYYLTRVVRNGMHDDPIEVKGEVERPKRPFSAAHTPLDDDLGDRTAGANVS; the protein is encoded by the coding sequence ATGGAGCTCGATCCGCTAATTTTATCCCGCTTGCAATTCGCGTTTGTCGTTTCCTTTCACGCTATATTTCCTGTGTTTACGATTGGCCTAGCATCTTATATTGCTGTTTTACATGGCTTATTTTATAAAACAGCCAACCAAGCATGGGATCGTTTAGCTCAGTTCTGGACCAAGGTGTTTGCCGTAGTGTTCGGTATGGGCGTCGTGTCGGGTATTGTGATGTCCTTCCAGTTTGGCACTAACTGGAGCAACTTCTCGTACGCTACATCGAACTTCCTTGGTCCTATCCTCAGCTACGAGGTGGTCACCGCCTTCTTCCTTGAGGCAGCCTTTTTAGGCGTTCTTCTCTTTGGCCGCAACAAGGTGCCGCAGGGAGTTCACCTATTTGCCGCCATCATGGTGGCTATCGGTACGTTCATCTCGTCTTTTTGGATTCTTTCCGCTAACAGCTGGATGCAAACGCCGGCAGGCTATGAGCTGATTGATGGTCGCTTCCATATTACCTCGTGGCTTGAGGCCATTTTTAACCCGTCGTTCTGGTACCGCTTCGCGCACATGGGCATGGCATCGTTTCTCACCGGTGGTTTTGTGGTGGCTGGCGTTAGCGCGTGGTACCTGTTGCGCAACCGCGATGTAGAGGCTAACAAGAAAGCGCTCTCCATGTGCCTATGGTTACTGCTCTTTTTAACACCCGCGCAGGCATTAATCGGTGATTTCCACGGGCTAAATACCCTGGAGCATCAGCCAACCAAAGTGGCGGCCATGGAAGGCAACTGGGAAACCCGCTCTAACGTACCACTGCTGCTTTTTGCACTGCCTGATCAGGAAAATCAAACCAACCGGTTTGAGCTTGGCATTCCCAATATGGCGAGCATCATCCTCAAGCACAGCGCTGATGGTGTGATTCCAGGACTTTCCGAGGTAGCTCCTGAAGAACAGCCACCGGTAGCGCTAGTGTTCTGGTCTTTCCGCGTGATGGTTGGCATTGGCTTTTTAATGATTGGCGTGGCCCTTCTGGGGCTAATACTGCGGCGCAAAGGGCGCATTTTTGAGAGTCCCCTGTTCCTGAAAACACTGGTGGCGATGATTATCACGCCGTTTGTGGCCGTGCTTGCAGGGTGGATCGTGACGGAAGCAGGCCGCGCGCCATGGCTGGTGTATGGGGTGATGACCCACGCACAAGGCTTAACGCCGTCACTCACCGGCGCGATGGCGCTGTTTACGCTAATTGGGTATGTCGCCGTGTATAGCGTGGTGTTTGTCGTCGGCGTGTACTACCTCACCCGCGTAGTACGTAACGGCATGCACGACGACCCCATTGAAGTTAAAGGAGAAGTTGAGCGTCCTAAGCGTCCGTTTTCTGCCGCGCACACCCCGTTAGATGATGACTTAGGCGATCGCACCGCAGGAGCAAACGTATCATGA
- the cydB gene encoding cytochrome d ubiquinol oxidase subunit II has translation MSIDLALIWAVIIGFGVIMYVIMDGFDLGLGILYPFAPDEDSRDVMMNSVAPVWDGNETWLVLGGAGLLGAFPLVYSVFLPALYIGVFLMLAGLIFRGISFEFRFKSHKNRRWWNRAFFLGSAIAAFAQGAVVGAYIQGFAVEDFRYVGGALDWLTPFTVLTGLGLMAGYALLGATWLIMKSEGHVQQWAYAITPKLLLTVLAVFAIVSIWTPLVSPEVYSRWMDTFQLIWIFPVLALLCSGLVYRSVKRQDEGLPFVMALGIFLFTYLGLIASKWPVIVPPNYTIWDASSAPESQLFLLIGFLFVIPIVLAYTAWTYWVFRGKVKVGEGYH, from the coding sequence ATGAGTATCGACTTAGCCTTAATCTGGGCGGTAATCATCGGCTTTGGCGTGATTATGTACGTCATTATGGACGGCTTCGATTTGGGCCTGGGGATCCTATACCCCTTTGCCCCTGATGAAGATTCACGCGATGTGATGATGAACTCTGTCGCCCCCGTTTGGGACGGTAATGAAACCTGGCTGGTACTCGGTGGCGCTGGGCTTTTAGGCGCGTTTCCGCTGGTCTATTCGGTCTTCTTACCAGCGCTCTATATTGGCGTGTTTTTGATGCTTGCCGGGCTGATTTTCCGCGGCATTTCCTTTGAGTTTCGCTTCAAGTCGCACAAAAACCGCCGCTGGTGGAACCGCGCTTTTTTCTTAGGCTCGGCTATCGCCGCCTTTGCTCAGGGCGCCGTGGTGGGGGCCTATATTCAAGGGTTTGCCGTTGAAGATTTTCGCTACGTCGGCGGCGCACTCGACTGGTTAACCCCCTTCACCGTGTTAACCGGATTAGGATTAATGGCCGGCTATGCGCTATTGGGCGCTACTTGGCTGATTATGAAATCAGAGGGCCATGTGCAGCAGTGGGCCTATGCCATCACGCCTAAGCTGTTGCTGACGGTCTTGGCTGTGTTTGCCATTGTGAGCATCTGGACACCGCTCGTCAGCCCTGAGGTGTATAGCCGCTGGATGGATACGTTCCAGCTGATTTGGATCTTCCCTGTACTGGCCTTGCTCTGTTCAGGTTTGGTGTACCGTTCGGTCAAGCGCCAAGATGAAGGGCTACCTTTTGTCATGGCGTTAGGTATCTTCCTGTTTACCTACCTGGGTCTGATTGCCAGCAAATGGCCAGTGATTGTGCCGCCTAACTATACCATTTGGGATGCTTCCTCTGCCCCAGAGTCGCAGCTGTTCTTACTGATCGGCTTCTTGTTTGTGATCCCTATTGTGTTGGCCTACACCGCCTGGACCTACTGGGTGTTTCGCGGCAAGGTCAAAGTGGGAGAAGGCTATCATTGA
- a CDS encoding ankyrin repeat domain-containing protein → MTIGPRVAAWFMRFPMLSGFMLPLVVGLLIVTLYQSLTQDMDQRDHLGRTELFRAVEISDNDSIARLIRQGAALDRSDNCGWSPLMKAASLGNVAALDQLYQAGAHIEHHDDSHYTALMVAVVSRQTAAAAYLLAQGAQVDQQDTLGWTALIWAAKQNDHPTAQLLLDHGANPLQADHKGQSALHWAAMEGHDDMVLFLSSTL, encoded by the coding sequence ATGACAATAGGTCCGCGCGTTGCTGCATGGTTTATGCGCTTTCCCATGCTCAGTGGTTTCATGCTGCCCTTAGTCGTCGGCCTGCTGATTGTCACTTTGTATCAGTCGCTCACACAAGATATGGACCAACGCGACCACTTAGGCCGCACTGAGCTTTTCCGTGCGGTTGAGATTAGCGATAACGACAGCATAGCGCGCCTCATACGACAAGGCGCAGCACTGGACAGGTCAGACAACTGCGGTTGGTCGCCGCTGATGAAGGCCGCCTCGCTCGGTAACGTTGCCGCCCTGGATCAGCTCTATCAGGCAGGTGCCCACATAGAGCATCACGACGACAGTCACTACACCGCGTTAATGGTAGCCGTTGTAAGTCGCCAAACAGCGGCAGCGGCATATTTGTTAGCGCAGGGGGCTCAAGTAGATCAGCAAGATACGCTGGGTTGGACAGCGCTGATTTGGGCTGCAAAGCAGAATGACCACCCCACAGCGCAGCTACTTTTAGACCATGGCGCAAACCCGTTACAGGCCGACCACAAAGGCCAAAGTGCACTGCACTGGGCGGCAATGGAAGGGCACGACGATATGGTCCTATTTCTCAGCAGTACGCTTTAA